From Gallaecimonas pentaromativorans, the proteins below share one genomic window:
- a CDS encoding jacalin-like lectin produces MSDKPKTVEDAILESVVTHTVGTNGGSDFAEDIHVLKSGAISKIEVRSGAEIDNILVYYGDVPGKHHGGSKGSPRTPFAIPRGYDIYRIEGRAGERVDQLRFVAKTADGSQVISSELFGGGGSPFTFDESKRAGASPNSGPKRWSYR; encoded by the coding sequence ATGTCAGACAAACCGAAAACAGTTGAAGATGCCATTCTCGAAAGCGTGGTCACTCATACCGTTGGCACTAACGGTGGGAGCGATTTTGCCGAGGATATCCATGTACTTAAATCCGGCGCTATTTCAAAAATTGAAGTACGTTCCGGCGCTGAGATAGACAATATTCTTGTCTATTACGGCGATGTTCCCGGCAAACATCATGGCGGCAGCAAAGGGTCGCCAAGAACGCCTTTTGCCATTCCAAGAGGGTATGACATCTACCGGATCGAGGGGCGCGCCGGGGAACGGGTGGACCAATTGCGTTTTGTCGCCAAAACGGCAGACGGCAGCCAGGTGATCTCCTCCGAGCTTTTCGGTGGTGGCGGCAGCCCCTTCACCTTCGATGAATCAAAGAGGGCTGGTGCTTCGCCAAATTCGGGGCCGAAGCGGTGGTCGTATCGATAA